From Pantoea sp. Ep11b, the proteins below share one genomic window:
- a CDS encoding AraC family transcriptional regulator N-terminal domain-containing protein — translation MTGLEALREAVLTCVADDLTTTAIPRVDLYRVSQPIALPPAIYPPFVSLILQGEKRLQVGNQSIRYCAGESFTALCDLPATGEITDASEASPYLAARLTLDFAAIRDLLQQMPATDFSGTSHGIAVHKVEDALADAWLRMVRLLAKPDELRVMAPLVEREILFRLLQGPQGGLLRQAAAVNGHFTNIRKVLLWLRTHYATACRMEELAAIAGMSLSAFHRGFRASTGLSPLQYQKQLRLYAARKTLARHPGNVATVAADVGYQSLTQFTREYTRLFGLPPARSLRLFRQNGTDSRR, via the coding sequence ATGACCGGGCTTGAAGCGTTAAGAGAGGCGGTACTGACCTGTGTGGCGGATGACCTGACGACAACCGCGATTCCGCGCGTCGATCTCTATCGCGTCAGTCAGCCCATCGCCCTGCCACCAGCAATCTACCCGCCGTTCGTCAGCCTGATCCTCCAGGGTGAGAAAAGGCTTCAGGTGGGCAATCAGTCAATTCGCTATTGCGCAGGAGAGAGCTTTACCGCGTTGTGCGATCTGCCCGCGACGGGTGAAATCACCGATGCCAGCGAAGCGTCACCCTATCTGGCCGCGCGTCTGACACTCGATTTTGCGGCCATCCGCGATCTGCTTCAGCAGATGCCCGCGACCGATTTTTCCGGGACGTCACACGGCATCGCCGTCCATAAGGTGGAGGATGCGCTGGCGGATGCCTGGCTGCGGATGGTGCGTCTGCTGGCAAAACCGGATGAGCTGCGGGTGATGGCCCCGCTGGTGGAGCGCGAAATCCTCTTTCGGCTGTTGCAGGGGCCGCAGGGTGGACTGCTGCGCCAGGCGGCGGCGGTGAACGGCCATTTCACAAACATTCGCAAGGTGCTGCTCTGGCTGAGAACGCACTATGCCACTGCCTGCCGTATGGAAGAACTGGCGGCGATCGCGGGCATGAGCCTCTCTGCTTTTCATCGCGGCTTTCGCGCCAGCACCGGGCTTTCTCCCCTGCAGTATCAGAAACAGCTCAGGCTCTATGCGGCGCGAAAAACACTGGCGCGGCATCCCGGAAACGTCGCCACCGTGGCAGCCGATGTGGGCTATCAGAGCCTGACGCAGTTTACCCGGGAATATACCCGCCTGTTCGGCCTGCCCCCTGCCCGCAGCCTCAGGCTGTTCAGGCAGAACGGCACAGATTCCCGCCGGTGA
- a CDS encoding ABC transporter substrate-binding protein: MRFNPIVTGLLAATLFSSGLAQAKELKSIGVTVGDLANPFFVQITKGAEMKARQLAGDKVNVTLVSSGYDLGQQVGQIDNFIAAKVDMIILNAADSKGIAPAVKRARDAGIVVVAVDVAADGANATITSDNTQAGAMACKYISDRLKAKGNVVIINGPPVSAVQNRVEGCMNELKTHPDIKLLSYNQNAKGSREGGLEVMTGLLSANPKIDAVFAINDPTAIGADLAAKQAQRSEFFIVGVDGSPDGEEALKRKNSLFVATPAQDPQVMAAKAVEIGYDILQGKPAPDKPVLIPVKLIDRDNVGSYQGWTVK, translated from the coding sequence ATGCGTTTTAATCCGATTGTAACCGGGCTGCTGGCGGCAACGCTCTTCAGTTCCGGCCTGGCTCAGGCAAAAGAACTTAAATCTATCGGCGTCACGGTCGGCGATCTGGCTAACCCCTTCTTCGTGCAGATCACCAAAGGCGCGGAGATGAAGGCGCGTCAGCTGGCGGGCGATAAAGTGAATGTGACGCTGGTCTCCAGCGGCTACGACCTCGGCCAGCAGGTCGGCCAGATCGACAACTTCATTGCGGCGAAAGTGGACATGATTATCCTCAACGCTGCGGACTCCAAAGGGATCGCCCCGGCGGTGAAGCGGGCGCGTGACGCCGGGATCGTGGTAGTGGCCGTGGACGTGGCGGCCGATGGTGCCAATGCGACCATCACCTCCGACAACACCCAGGCGGGCGCGATGGCCTGTAAATACATCTCGGACCGCCTGAAGGCCAAAGGCAATGTGGTGATTATCAACGGGCCACCGGTCTCGGCGGTGCAGAACCGTGTGGAAGGGTGCATGAACGAGCTGAAAACCCATCCTGATATCAAGCTGCTCTCTTACAACCAGAACGCCAAAGGCAGTCGTGAAGGCGGCCTGGAGGTGATGACCGGGCTGCTCTCCGCCAATCCCAAAATCGATGCGGTGTTTGCGATCAACGACCCCACGGCTATCGGGGCTGATTTAGCAGCGAAACAGGCGCAGCGCAGCGAATTCTTTATCGTCGGCGTCGATGGTTCGCCGGACGGTGAAGAGGCGCTGAAGCGCAAAAACTCGCTGTTCGTGGCGACACCGGCACAGGATCCGCAGGTGATGGCGGCCAAAGCGGTGGAGATTGGCTATGACATCCTGCAGGGTAAACCGGCGCCGGATAAGCCGGTACTGATCCCCGTGAAGCTGATCGATCGCGATAACGTCGGCAGCTATCAGGGCTGGACGGTGAAATAA
- a CDS encoding sugar ABC transporter ATP-binding protein, producing the protein MTARPILEMRGITRRFGSFYALKGVDLTVYPGEVHALMGENGAGKSTLMKILAGAYTASSGEILIEGRPYALKGPKEALAAGITLIYQEINLAPNLTVAENIFLGSEIAPGGLVRRRAMAEEAQRVIDRLGAQFSAWDLVSRLSIAEQQQVEIARALQRNSRILVMDEPTAALSNRETEQLFALIKRLRSDGMAIIYISHRMAEVYELSDRVSVLRDGEYVGSLTREQLNASELVRMMVGRPLSDLFNKDRTIAFGDIRLAVNHLTDGGKVHPSSLAVRAGEIVALAGLVGAGRSELAQLIFGVHKPKEGEIWIDGEKVTIQSPRDAIARGIGFLTENRKEQGLFLEMAAQENIVMATLERDASYGMLNRRKGQSIASEAIASLNIRVPHAQVRAGGLSGGNQQKLLISRWVAIGPRILILDEPTRGVDVGAKSEIYRMMQQMARQGVAILMISSELPEVVGMSDRVYVMHEGTIVGELEGSHISQENIMTLATGAHSASASEV; encoded by the coding sequence ATGACAGCCAGACCCATACTGGAAATGCGGGGTATTACCCGGCGCTTCGGCAGCTTTTATGCCCTGAAGGGCGTCGATCTCACCGTTTATCCTGGTGAGGTTCACGCGCTGATGGGGGAGAACGGCGCAGGAAAAAGCACGTTAATGAAGATTCTGGCCGGTGCCTATACCGCCAGCAGCGGGGAAATCCTTATTGAGGGCCGGCCTTACGCCCTGAAAGGGCCGAAAGAGGCGCTGGCCGCCGGGATCACCCTGATTTATCAGGAGATCAACCTGGCACCTAACCTGACGGTGGCGGAGAACATCTTTCTGGGCAGCGAAATCGCGCCGGGTGGGCTGGTCAGACGGCGGGCGATGGCGGAGGAGGCGCAGCGGGTCATCGACCGGCTCGGTGCGCAGTTCAGCGCCTGGGATCTCGTCAGCCGGCTGAGCATTGCCGAGCAGCAGCAGGTAGAGATCGCCCGCGCGCTGCAGCGCAACAGCCGCATTCTGGTGATGGATGAGCCGACCGCCGCGCTCTCCAACCGGGAAACCGAACAGCTCTTTGCGCTGATCAAACGGCTGCGCAGCGATGGTATGGCCATCATCTACATCAGCCACCGCATGGCGGAGGTGTATGAGCTGTCCGACCGCGTCAGCGTGCTGCGCGACGGGGAGTATGTCGGCAGCCTGACGCGGGAGCAGCTTAACGCCAGCGAACTGGTGCGGATGATGGTGGGACGGCCGCTCAGCGACCTGTTTAACAAAGACCGCACCATCGCTTTCGGTGATATCCGGCTGGCGGTCAATCATCTGACCGACGGCGGCAAAGTGCACCCCAGCAGTCTGGCGGTGCGGGCCGGGGAGATCGTGGCACTGGCCGGGCTGGTGGGCGCGGGTCGCAGCGAACTGGCGCAGCTGATCTTCGGGGTTCACAAGCCGAAGGAGGGTGAGATCTGGATCGACGGTGAGAAGGTCACCATCCAGTCGCCGCGCGACGCGATTGCACGCGGCATCGGCTTCCTCACCGAAAACCGCAAAGAGCAGGGGCTGTTTCTGGAGATGGCGGCGCAGGAGAACATCGTGATGGCGACGCTGGAGCGGGATGCCAGTTACGGGATGCTCAATCGCCGCAAAGGCCAGAGCATCGCCTCTGAGGCGATCGCCTCGCTCAATATTCGCGTGCCGCATGCGCAGGTCCGGGCGGGCGGCCTGTCAGGCGGCAATCAGCAGAAGTTGCTGATCTCACGCTGGGTAGCCATCGGGCCGCGCATTCTGATCCTGGATGAGCCGACCCGAGGCGTTGATGTCGGCGCCAAAAGCGAAATCTACCGGATGATGCAGCAGATGGCGCGGCAGGGCGTGGCAATTCTGATGATCTCCAGTGAGCTGCCGGAAGTGGTCGGGATGAGCGACCGCGTTTACGTGATGCATGAAGGCACCATCGTCGGTGAGCTGGAGGGCAGTCACATCAGTCAGGAAAATATTATGACGCTGGCAACCGGTGCGCACAGCGCGTCTGCCAGCGAAGTTTAA
- a CDS encoding response regulator: protein MKPAILVVDDDPAVCDVLQDALSEHLLTVYRCHQGREALLMLSNHPEISLVMLDMMLPDTNGLLVLQELHRQRPEVLVIMLTGMGSEAEMVVGLEMGADDYIAKPFNPRVVVARARAALRRSERTALADPGQTGWRFGGWQLDDGRCQLFNPQRELVPLTQGEYSLLRALVRHARKVLTRDQLLELTHSESLDVFDRTIDVLIMRLRRKIETNPHQPDLIRTIRGLGYVFSADVVRPEIASRASQIA, encoded by the coding sequence ATGAAGCCAGCGATTTTGGTGGTGGATGATGATCCTGCCGTCTGCGATGTCCTGCAGGATGCGTTAAGTGAACATCTGCTAACGGTTTACCGCTGTCATCAGGGACGAGAGGCGCTGTTGATGCTCAGCAACCACCCGGAAATCTCGCTGGTGATGCTGGACATGATGCTGCCCGACACCAACGGGCTGCTGGTACTGCAGGAGCTGCACCGGCAGCGGCCGGAGGTGCTGGTGATTATGCTTACCGGTATGGGATCGGAAGCAGAAATGGTGGTGGGCCTGGAGATGGGCGCAGATGACTATATTGCGAAACCCTTTAATCCCCGCGTGGTGGTGGCGCGCGCCCGGGCGGCTCTGCGGCGCAGCGAGCGGACGGCATTAGCCGATCCCGGCCAGACGGGCTGGCGGTTTGGTGGCTGGCAACTGGACGATGGACGCTGCCAGCTGTTTAATCCGCAGCGCGAGCTGGTGCCGCTGACCCAGGGAGAGTACAGCCTGCTGCGGGCGCTGGTTCGCCACGCCCGCAAGGTACTGACCCGCGATCAGCTGCTGGAGCTGACCCATAGCGAGAGCCTTGATGTGTTTGACCGCACCATCGATGTGCTGATCATGCGGCTGCGGCGGAAAATCGAAACCAACCCCCATCAGCCGGATCTGATCCGCACCATCCGCGGGCTGGGCTATGTCTTCTCGGCGGATGTAGTCAGGCCGGAGATCGCGTCGCGCGCCAGCCAGATCGCCTGA
- a CDS encoding SDR family oxidoreductase, whose translation MNINESVIVITGASSGIWEATAHAALQAGARVILLGRRKTRLDALAGASALALTCDVTDADQIDHAVREGVARFGRIDVLINNAGQELYAAVEEIDIPRFRALLDLNLVAPLMMMQAVIPVMRRQGAGHIVNISSGATLATYPGSAAYTSSKAGLNELSDVARLELADAGIRVSTLYPFMTDTEFYQSVSSGQDAAMAQAQQGAGFAHTPGRVAEKILTVIESGEAHADLVPRAWGGTLEG comes from the coding sequence ATGAATATTAACGAATCCGTGATCGTGATTACCGGCGCTTCGTCGGGTATCTGGGAAGCCACCGCCCATGCGGCGTTACAGGCGGGTGCGCGGGTAATCCTGCTGGGGCGGCGTAAAACACGTCTGGATGCCCTGGCCGGAGCGTCTGCGCTGGCGCTCACCTGCGATGTGACCGATGCTGACCAGATTGATCATGCTGTCAGGGAGGGCGTGGCACGCTTTGGCCGGATCGATGTGCTGATCAACAATGCCGGGCAGGAGCTGTATGCAGCGGTTGAGGAGATTGATATCCCGCGGTTCAGGGCGCTACTCGACCTGAACCTGGTGGCCCCGCTGATGATGATGCAGGCCGTGATCCCCGTGATGCGACGTCAGGGCGCAGGCCACATTGTCAACATCAGTTCCGGGGCAACGCTGGCAACCTATCCGGGTTCGGCGGCCTACACCAGTTCCAAAGCGGGGCTGAACGAGCTCTCAGACGTGGCCAGGCTGGAGCTGGCTGACGCCGGGATTAGGGTGTCCACCCTCTATCCGTTTATGACTGACACGGAATTTTATCAGTCGGTATCCTCAGGGCAGGATGCGGCGATGGCACAGGCGCAGCAGGGTGCAGGCTTTGCGCATACTCCCGGCCGGGTCGCGGAAAAGATCCTGACAGTGATTGAAAGCGGGGAGGCTCATGCCGATCTGGTACCGCGCGCGTGGGGGGGAACGCTTGAGGGCTAG
- a CDS encoding PAS domain-containing protein — protein MFSKLDPVKYYFDNSRFGWAIKNSASRYVYANSIAHRYFNIPSGTIAGTFDTDLTPDISDYYHHFLHDDKKILKTKEMSIVLKTFEYGRENRLKTFMVEKRPWTLSDGSDAIICTYLEITNLYFSTFLRPRGRKPFVFTRPAKTFTDREWEVILLLFCGVKQNLMPEILGISAPALRNRLIRCYDKTGVTNIAALKQHCMQEGWDNYIPPFFLNKGHVLMT, from the coding sequence ATGTTCTCAAAGCTGGACCCTGTTAAATATTACTTTGATAACTCACGCTTTGGCTGGGCTATAAAAAATAGCGCCTCACGTTATGTTTATGCGAACAGCATTGCACACCGCTATTTCAACATTCCGTCAGGAACAATAGCAGGAACATTTGATACCGACCTGACGCCAGATATCAGCGATTATTATCATCATTTTCTGCATGACGATAAAAAGATCCTCAAAACAAAAGAAATGAGCATTGTTCTTAAAACTTTCGAATATGGAAGAGAAAACAGGCTGAAAACCTTTATGGTCGAGAAACGCCCGTGGACGTTGAGTGACGGAAGCGACGCTATTATCTGCACCTACCTTGAGATCACCAATCTTTACTTTTCAACGTTTCTGAGACCACGCGGAAGAAAACCCTTTGTCTTTACCCGGCCCGCGAAAACCTTCACCGACAGAGAATGGGAAGTGATTCTGTTGCTGTTTTGTGGGGTAAAGCAGAACCTTATGCCGGAGATTCTGGGCATCAGTGCTCCGGCCCTTCGCAACCGGCTTATACGCTGTTACGACAAAACAGGTGTGACTAACATCGCTGCATTAAAGCAGCATTGTATGCAGGAGGGGTGGGATAACTACATTCCCCCTTTTTTTCTGAACAAAGGACATGTGCTGATGACCTGA
- a CDS encoding helix-turn-helix transcriptional regulator — protein MKETMLPARLIRMFESDPVVGWGVKDTQSRFIYVNNTFKSWQTLSTRFDYEGRHIRDIPAPVAEFADLFSQQEREIEKTGLAVRAITTHIQGKEKIMQPVYSVQEPLYDDAQHCIGTLVSVRPVRIITPGALLDGKIIQHATFESPSSIFTEKEWEVVYLLVCGMSIKEISSILGVSADAINGRLRSCYRKTNLNSLATLIGYCRDNQLDHYIPPFFLKKGHIIIKG, from the coding sequence ATGAAAGAAACTATGTTGCCTGCCAGGCTTATCAGAATGTTTGAAAGCGATCCTGTTGTTGGCTGGGGAGTGAAAGATACTCAGTCCCGATTTATTTATGTCAATAATACCTTTAAGAGCTGGCAAACGCTTTCAACACGATTTGACTATGAAGGTCGCCATATCAGGGATATTCCTGCGCCGGTCGCAGAGTTTGCTGACCTTTTCAGCCAGCAGGAAAGAGAGATTGAAAAAACGGGTCTGGCAGTCAGAGCCATTACCACTCACATACAGGGCAAAGAAAAGATCATGCAGCCTGTATACAGCGTTCAGGAGCCACTCTACGACGACGCACAGCACTGCATAGGTACGCTGGTCAGCGTCAGGCCTGTGAGGATTATCACACCAGGCGCCTTACTCGACGGTAAAATCATTCAGCATGCGACTTTTGAATCGCCCTCATCCATTTTCACCGAAAAAGAGTGGGAAGTCGTGTATCTGCTGGTCTGTGGTATGAGCATAAAAGAGATAAGCAGCATACTGGGGGTTTCAGCAGACGCCATTAATGGCAGATTAAGAAGTTGTTACAGAAAGACTAACCTGAACTCGCTTGCCACGCTGATTGGGTATTGTCGTGATAATCAGTTAGATCACTATATTCCACCGTTTTTCCTGAAGAAAGGCCATATTATAATAAAAGGATGA
- a CDS encoding ribose ABC transporter permease, with translation MTQLARTKAPTLKRALMGDLLQTVGILPILILIVAVFGFITPNFFTEANLLNITRQASINIVLAAGMTFVILTGGIDLSVGSMLGTTAVVALVASLDPMLASLTIPMALGAGLIMGLFNGILVAWAGLPPFIVTLGTYTALRGAAYLLANGTTVINSDINFEWIGNGYLGPVPWLIVIAFAVIAICWFILRRTTLGVHIYAVGGNIQAARLTGIKVGVVLLFVYGMSGLLSGLGGLMSASRLYSANGNLGVGYELDAIAAVILGGTSFVGGIGTITGTLIGALIIATLNNGMTLMGVSYFWQLVIKGAVIIIAVLIDKYRTRHHVS, from the coding sequence ATGACTCAACTGGCCCGCACCAAAGCGCCAACGCTGAAACGAGCCCTGATGGGCGACCTGCTGCAAACGGTGGGGATCCTGCCGATTCTTATCCTGATTGTCGCGGTGTTTGGCTTTATCACCCCCAATTTCTTTACCGAAGCGAACCTGCTCAATATTACCCGCCAGGCCTCCATCAACATCGTGCTGGCGGCAGGCATGACCTTTGTGATCCTGACCGGCGGCATCGACCTGTCGGTGGGGTCGATGCTGGGGACGACGGCGGTGGTGGCGCTGGTGGCATCGCTCGACCCGATGCTTGCCTCCCTGACTATCCCGATGGCGCTGGGGGCGGGCCTGATCATGGGGCTGTTCAACGGCATCCTGGTCGCCTGGGCCGGCCTGCCGCCCTTTATTGTGACGCTCGGCACCTACACCGCGCTGCGCGGCGCCGCCTACCTGCTGGCGAACGGCACCACGGTGATCAACTCCGATATTAACTTCGAGTGGATCGGCAATGGCTATCTCGGCCCGGTGCCGTGGCTGATTGTGATCGCCTTTGCGGTCATCGCCATCTGCTGGTTTATCCTGCGCCGCACCACGCTGGGCGTCCATATCTACGCGGTAGGTGGCAATATCCAGGCTGCGCGGCTGACCGGCATCAAGGTGGGCGTCGTGCTGCTGTTTGTCTACGGCATGAGCGGTCTGCTGTCGGGGCTGGGGGGCTTAATGAGCGCCTCGCGGCTGTACAGTGCCAACGGGAACCTCGGCGTCGGTTATGAGCTCGATGCGATTGCGGCGGTGATCCTCGGCGGCACCAGTTTTGTCGGCGGGATCGGCACCATCACCGGCACGCTGATTGGCGCGCTGATTATCGCCACGCTGAACAACGGCATGACGCTGATGGGCGTCTCCTATTTCTGGCAGCTGGTGATCAAGGGGGCGGTGATCATCATTGCGGTGCTGATCGACAAATACCGTACCCGTCACCATGTGAGCTGA
- a CDS encoding NCS2 family permease, protein MMLEKLFKLKAHNTTVRTEIIAGFTTFLAMAYILFVNPSILGATGMDKGAVFVATCLAAAIGCLLMGLIANYPIALAPGMGLNAFFTYTVVLHMGYTWQVALGAVFLSAVIFFAMSLFKIREWIITSIPLPLRAGIGAGIGLFLAIIALEGAGIVVDNPATLVGIGDLTKPGPLLAMLGFIVIVVLEARRVTGAVLIGILLVTFISMGIGLSPFAGVFSAPPSIAPTFMQLDIAGAFNVGLVSVIFAFLFVDVFDNTGTLLGVTKRAGLADEQGNVPKMGRALIADSAAALFGSLLGTSTTTSYVESAAGVSAGGRTGLTAIVVAVLFLLALFFSPLASSVPVYATAPALLFVAVLMASGLAEIDWKDITTAAPVTVTALTMPLTYSIANGIAFGFITWTLVKLLSGRAKEVNAALVILSILFVIKLGWLSA, encoded by the coding sequence ATGATGTTAGAAAAACTATTCAAACTCAAAGCGCATAACACCACGGTTCGTACCGAAATTATCGCCGGGTTCACGACCTTCCTGGCGATGGCTTATATTCTGTTTGTAAACCCGAGCATTCTGGGCGCGACCGGCATGGATAAGGGCGCGGTATTTGTCGCCACCTGCCTGGCCGCGGCGATTGGCTGTTTACTGATGGGCCTGATCGCCAACTACCCGATTGCGCTGGCGCCCGGCATGGGGCTGAACGCGTTCTTCACCTACACCGTGGTGCTGCATATGGGCTACACCTGGCAGGTTGCCCTGGGCGCCGTATTCCTCTCGGCAGTGATCTTCTTTGCGATGTCGCTGTTTAAAATCCGTGAGTGGATTATTACCAGTATTCCGCTGCCGTTGCGCGCCGGGATTGGTGCCGGTATCGGCCTGTTCCTGGCGATTATTGCGCTGGAAGGTGCGGGCATTGTCGTTGATAACCCGGCGACGCTGGTGGGCATTGGCGATCTGACCAAACCGGGGCCGCTGCTGGCGATGCTCGGCTTTATTGTCATCGTGGTGCTGGAAGCCCGTCGCGTAACGGGGGCGGTACTGATCGGTATTCTGCTGGTCACCTTTATTTCTATGGGCATCGGCCTGTCGCCGTTTGCCGGTGTCTTCTCTGCACCGCCGTCGATTGCGCCAACTTTTATGCAGCTTGATATCGCGGGTGCGTTTAACGTCGGTCTGGTCAGCGTGATTTTTGCTTTCCTGTTCGTGGATGTGTTTGATAACACCGGGACGCTGCTGGGCGTGACCAAACGCGCCGGACTGGCGGATGAGCAGGGTAACGTGCCGAAGATGGGCCGTGCGCTGATTGCTGACAGTGCGGCTGCGCTGTTTGGCTCACTGCTGGGTACTTCGACCACCACCAGTTATGTGGAATCGGCGGCGGGCGTGAGTGCAGGTGGCCGCACCGGCCTGACGGCGATCGTGGTCGCCGTACTCTTCCTGCTGGCGCTGTTTTTCTCGCCGCTGGCGTCAAGCGTACCGGTCTATGCCACCGCGCCTGCGCTGCTGTTTGTGGCGGTGCTGATGGCATCGGGCCTGGCCGAAATTGACTGGAAAGATATCACCACCGCCGCGCCGGTTACGGTGACGGCGCTGACCATGCCGCTGACCTATTCAATCGCAAACGGCATCGCGTTTGGTTTTATCACCTGGACGCTGGTGAAGCTGCTGAGCGGTCGTGCGAAAGAGGTGAATGCGGCGCTGGTGATCCTGTCGATTCTGTTTGTGATTAAGCTGGGATGGCTGAGTGCCTGA
- a CDS encoding D-lyxose/D-mannose family sugar isomerase, translated as MQRSAVNHYLQQTREFFRQQDVHLPPWADYGLSQWRTRDPDVMQEILALRLGWDLTSFGAADFLQTGLTLFTLRNGSPGGRPWHKPYAEKIMHVREGQLTPMHYHPRKMEDIINRGGGNLIVELHNREGDRLADSPVAVSLDGQRQTHAAGSQLRLSPGESVTLEAGVWHSFWGERGYGDVLVGEVSMPNDDENDNVFLTPLARFNPLDEDEAPRWLLCNDYSHGFF; from the coding sequence ATGCAACGTTCAGCGGTCAATCACTACCTGCAACAGACCCGCGAGTTTTTCCGGCAGCAGGATGTCCATCTGCCGCCGTGGGCCGACTACGGATTGAGCCAGTGGCGCACCCGCGATCCTGATGTGATGCAGGAGATTCTGGCGCTGCGGCTGGGCTGGGATCTCACCAGCTTTGGCGCGGCAGATTTCCTGCAGACCGGGCTGACGCTGTTTACCCTGCGTAACGGCTCGCCGGGTGGACGACCCTGGCATAAACCCTACGCTGAGAAGATCATGCACGTCCGCGAAGGGCAGCTCACGCCGATGCACTATCATCCACGCAAGATGGAGGACATCATCAACCGCGGCGGCGGGAATCTGATCGTCGAACTGCATAACCGGGAAGGGGACAGACTGGCGGATTCACCGGTAGCGGTGTCGCTGGATGGCCAGCGCCAGACACACGCGGCCGGTTCACAGCTGCGGCTCTCGCCGGGTGAAAGTGTGACGCTGGAGGCGGGCGTCTGGCACAGTTTCTGGGGAGAGCGCGGCTACGGCGACGTGCTGGTGGGCGAGGTATCGATGCCCAACGACGACGAAAATGACAATGTCTTTCTGACGCCGCTGGCCCGTTTCAATCCGCTGGACGAAGATGAGGCACCACGCTGGCTGCTCTGTAACGACTATTCGCACGGTTTTTTCTGA